The following proteins come from a genomic window of Winogradskyella sp. PC-19:
- a CDS encoding Fn3-like domain-containing protein, with product MNGNKTIFAMSIENTSTKMQTYSVTAVKSASDCSNKTLRRQRNEANVDVLVSFSDNLKNVSVYPGQVTDFTVTITAPKGTEMNKWGCTKIIAATKDCAEADSVILSTYIATNQE from the coding sequence ATGAATGGTAATAAAACCATTTTTGCCATGAGCATTGAGAACACATCTACCAAAATGCAAACGTATTCAGTGACTGCCGTAAAATCAGCTTCAGATTGTTCTAACAAAACCTTAAGAAGACAAAGAAATGAAGCCAATGTTGATGTGTTAGTTTCATTTTCAGATAATTTAAAAAACGTTTCAGTATATCCAGGACAAGTAACTGATTTCACGGTTACAATTACTGCTCCTAAAGGTACAGAAATGAATAAATGGGGTTGTACAAAAATTATAGCCGCAACGAAAGACTGTGCTGAAGCGGATTCCGTGATATTGAGTACATATATAGCAACTAACCAAGAGTAA
- a CDS encoding SixA phosphatase family protein translates to MINKKIILVRHGKSSWGHNVSDRNRPLKKRGINDALIISTEFNKKKYKIEKVYSSPAKRAHSTCEIFVNNLGLAKDSISIVDSLYDFSGENVMHFINTLDNSLNTVLIFGHNHAFTSIANTCGDMYIDNLPTSGLVVLNFNIETWEHAKYGQTELVMFPRDFRP, encoded by the coding sequence ATGATAAATAAAAAAATAATTCTTGTAAGGCATGGTAAATCTTCTTGGGGGCATAATGTAAGTGATAGAAATCGACCTTTAAAAAAAAGAGGAATTAATGATGCATTAATCATTTCTACCGAATTCAATAAAAAAAAATATAAAATAGAAAAGGTTTATTCCAGTCCTGCTAAGAGAGCTCATAGTACTTGCGAAATATTTGTAAATAACCTTGGATTGGCAAAAGATTCAATAAGCATCGTAGATAGTTTATATGATTTTTCTGGAGAAAATGTCATGCACTTTATTAATACTTTAGATAATAGTTTAAATACGGTACTCATTTTTGGGCATAACCACGCATTTACTTCAATTGCAAATACTTGTGGTGACATGTATATTGACAACTTGCCTACTTCTGGTTTGGTCGTTTTGAATTTTAATATTGAAACTTGGGAACACGCTAAGTATGGACAAACCGAGCTTGTTATGTTTCCTAGAGATTTTAGACCATAA